One Dethiosulfovibrio faecalis DNA window includes the following coding sequences:
- a CDS encoding lectin like domain-containing protein has product MKNLVKILLCAVIVMASAVAVWADVAPLNPAFESYMERQSEEGKVAADGNVYRGRIPSPVDLSHLAGASVFDSEGKGASSFPVNYDLRTLGLVSPVRDQDPYGACWTFSATASMESTSLKAGVVDPDYAEQFLAYYGYVNQSNELVGFGNYGLYDFPDLMDNGGDDFKAIALLVRGTGAVNESEAPYGAVAPAASTVLSRSLRNVYYFYYDSSTRYQKASVENIKTALMNYGAVSVGMYAGDPQGGNWVGSPYFNPSTYASYTPSDNPDGFSLGSANHAVTVVGWDDNYSRTNFNPANQPSSDGAWIVKNSWGADWGDKGYFYLSYEDAVMDTGAAYVGSDPITYDVVYQYDPLGWCNSVTPTGMSTDTAWMANVFTARGNETIRAVSFYAGGVGNTYSISVYTGVTGDPTTGTPVVYGQTGTAQEPGYHTVELYKPVTVAAGERFSVVIHLTTPGYSFPVAVEYRIAGYTDKATASAGQSYLSSDGTSWTDATSSVDGTANVCIKAFGTESSFASYGSLKVLIEPAAVVTAGAAWSIDEGRTWYSSGTTVPSLPPGDYSVQFKQVVGWRIDSPQNMVVLNGGSGTLTGTYERSSGSSGGGGCSVGFAPAALLLGLPMLALFGRR; this is encoded by the coding sequence ATGAAAAATTTGGTAAAAATACTTCTATGTGCCGTAATAGTCATGGCGAGCGCGGTCGCTGTCTGGGCAGACGTGGCCCCGTTAAACCCCGCCTTCGAAAGCTACATGGAAAGGCAGTCGGAAGAGGGTAAAGTCGCCGCAGACGGTAACGTTTATAGGGGAAGGATTCCCTCTCCGGTGGACCTTAGCCATCTGGCGGGAGCGTCGGTGTTCGATTCGGAAGGTAAGGGAGCGTCGTCGTTCCCTGTAAACTACGATCTGAGGACCCTCGGACTGGTTTCCCCCGTCAGGGATCAGGATCCCTACGGTGCCTGCTGGACCTTCAGCGCAACGGCATCCATGGAATCGACCTCCCTCAAGGCGGGAGTGGTCGATCCCGATTACGCCGAGCAGTTTCTTGCCTACTACGGCTACGTAAATCAGTCCAACGAGCTCGTCGGGTTCGGGAACTACGGTTTATACGACTTCCCCGATCTCATGGACAACGGAGGAGACGACTTCAAGGCCATAGCCCTCCTGGTCCGGGGGACCGGAGCCGTCAACGAATCGGAAGCCCCCTACGGTGCGGTAGCTCCGGCAGCCTCCACCGTCCTGTCCAGATCCCTCAGGAACGTCTATTACTTTTACTACGACAGTTCCACTAGATATCAGAAGGCCAGCGTGGAAAACATCAAGACCGCCCTCATGAACTACGGAGCCGTTTCGGTGGGCATGTACGCCGGCGATCCACAAGGTGGAAACTGGGTCGGATCTCCCTATTTCAACCCTTCCACCTACGCGTCCTACACTCCCTCGGACAACCCCGACGGGTTTTCTTTGGGTTCCGCCAACCACGCCGTCACGGTGGTCGGCTGGGACGACAACTACTCCAGGACCAACTTCAATCCGGCCAACCAGCCGTCCTCCGACGGAGCCTGGATAGTTAAGAACTCCTGGGGTGCCGATTGGGGCGACAAGGGCTATTTCTACCTGTCCTACGAGGACGCCGTCATGGACACCGGTGCCGCCTACGTAGGCAGCGATCCTATAACCTACGACGTCGTATATCAATACGATCCTCTGGGATGGTGCAATTCCGTCACACCCACAGGAATGTCCACCGACACGGCATGGATGGCCAACGTCTTCACGGCCAGAGGGAACGAAACGATAAGGGCCGTCTCCTTTTACGCCGGAGGAGTCGGTAACACCTATTCCATCTCCGTCTATACGGGCGTCACCGGTGATCCCACTACGGGAACCCCAGTGGTATACGGACAGACCGGCACCGCTCAGGAGCCCGGCTACCACACGGTGGAGCTCTACAAGCCCGTTACCGTCGCGGCGGGAGAGAGATTCTCCGTGGTGATTCACCTGACCACTCCTGGTTACTCTTTCCCCGTAGCGGTCGAATATCGGATCGCCGGATACACCGACAAGGCCACGGCCTCGGCCGGTCAAAGCTATCTCTCCTCCGACGGGACGAGCTGGACCGATGCGACCTCGTCGGTAGACGGCACGGCTAACGTCTGTATCAAGGCCTTTGGAACCGAGTCGTCCTTTGCGTCATACGGATCTCTCAAGGTACTCATAGAGCCCGCGGCCGTCGTTACCGCCGGGGCCGCATGGTCCATCGACGAAGGACGCACCTGGTATTCCTCCGGTACGACGGTTCCGTCCCTTCCACCGGGAGATTACTCCGTCCAGTTCAAACAGGTCGTCGGATGGCGGATCGATAGCCCTCAGAACATGGTCGTCCTTAACGGAGGGTCCGGCACTTTAACCGGAACCTATGAACGAAGCTCCGGTTCCTCCGGCGGCGGCGGATGTTCCGTCGGATTCGCTCCGGCGGCTCTCCTCCTGGGTCTGCCCATGTTGGCCCTTTTCGGCAGGAGATAG
- a CDS encoding Crp/Fnr family transcriptional regulator — MNEGKNYYREVFDEKKQLEMRNYFKETLAPRGKLKRYPRNDVVEPGRRGKCFGIVVEGKISKAIISSSGREKLLYVLRPGELFGEMDLIDGGSLNYVLYAKEPSAVSYIGQAVLDGELRDNPEAYRYFIHSMTRKFRIVTLQLANNVFNDSTGRVADALIRLYACSDTEDAEMTEGMITTALTQSELAYNVGCSRITISRILKSFFEEGLLEKVNRKIVIKDMKGLAKYTDRVQ; from the coding sequence GTGAACGAAGGAAAAAACTACTACCGCGAGGTCTTCGACGAGAAGAAGCAGCTGGAGATGAGGAACTACTTCAAGGAAACTCTGGCCCCTCGGGGAAAACTCAAGAGATACCCTAGAAACGACGTCGTGGAGCCTGGAAGGCGGGGAAAATGTTTCGGCATCGTGGTGGAAGGAAAGATCTCCAAGGCCATCATAAGCTCCTCGGGCAGGGAGAAATTGCTCTACGTCCTCCGCCCCGGCGAATTGTTCGGCGAGATGGACCTCATCGACGGAGGCTCGCTCAACTACGTCCTCTACGCCAAGGAACCCTCCGCCGTATCCTACATCGGCCAGGCGGTCCTGGATGGAGAGCTCCGGGACAACCCCGAGGCCTACCGCTACTTCATCCACAGCATGACCAGGAAATTCCGCATAGTCACGTTGCAGCTTGCAAACAACGTCTTCAACGACTCCACCGGACGGGTGGCCGACGCTCTCATACGGCTTTACGCCTGCTCCGACACGGAGGACGCCGAGATGACCGAGGGAATGATAACCACCGCCCTCACCCAGAGCGAACTGGCCTACAACGTAGGCTGTTCCAGGATCACCATATCCAGGATACTGAAATCCTTTTTCGAAGAGGGACTTCTGGAAAAGGTAAACAGAAAAATCGTCATAAAGGACATGAAGGGACTGGCGAAGTACACCGACAGGGTCCAGTGA
- a CDS encoding DUF969 domain-containing protein, translating into MIRLVGVLVVIVGLGLRLNPLLVVIVAGFSSGLAGGMGPYEILEAIGTAFVTNRYMSLFILTLPVIGLLERHGLREQAELFIMKLKGATAGRIMLLYMVFRQATSAVGLQLGGHPTFIRPIISPMAEGAVAKGRTLPQAVLDEIRGMAAAAENYGNFFGQLIFIAAGGLLLIKGVMEQAGYSVDLLSMALYAVPTALAALALATVRYTMFDRRMKNLSLESEEENR; encoded by the coding sequence ATGATCAGGTTGGTAGGCGTGTTGGTCGTCATAGTGGGATTGGGGCTGAGGCTCAACCCTCTACTCGTCGTCATAGTGGCGGGGTTCTCCTCCGGTCTGGCCGGAGGAATGGGACCCTATGAGATACTGGAGGCCATAGGAACCGCCTTCGTGACCAATCGGTATATGTCTCTCTTCATCTTGACCTTGCCGGTCATAGGGCTGCTCGAACGTCACGGTCTCAGGGAGCAGGCGGAGCTCTTCATAATGAAGCTGAAAGGCGCCACTGCGGGAAGGATAATGCTTCTCTACATGGTGTTCCGCCAGGCCACCAGCGCCGTGGGGCTCCAGCTCGGAGGACACCCCACCTTCATAAGACCCATAATCTCACCCATGGCGGAAGGGGCGGTTGCCAAAGGTAGAACTCTTCCCCAAGCCGTGTTGGACGAGATAAGGGGAATGGCCGCGGCGGCGGAGAACTACGGCAACTTCTTCGGTCAGCTCATATTCATAGCGGCCGGAGGGCTTCTGCTCATAAAGGGAGTCATGGAACAGGCCGGATACTCGGTCGACCTGCTGTCCATGGCGCTCTACGCCGTTCCCACCGCTCTGGCCGCTCTGGCCCTCGCGACGGTGCGTTACACCATGTTCGATCGCAGGATGAAGAATCTGTCTCTGGAATCGGAGGAGGAAAACCGATGA
- a CDS encoding DUF979 domain-containing protein yields MKITLDHMYVVTGLLLMVFALRSFLDKNNAKRVGTAVFWALYGVTFLFGKIIPDGIIGGMVVLMAVIASCKGLGSGFYGEASKEEKTREAKKFGNRLFLPTLIIPVVTFLVAKFTSLGALVGLGLGSIAGLIAVVLLTGNGIGTAVNEGRRLIDAIGWAVILSQFLAALGFLFDKAGVGGVIAQMVSSVVPTGSALATVIAYCVGMALFTMIMGNAFAAFAVITTGIGIPLVIVMHGANPAIAGVIGMLSGYCGTLMTPMAANFNVVPAALLEMEDKNGVIKAQIATAVPMLCVNIALMYFLAF; encoded by the coding sequence ATGAAGATAACTCTGGATCACATGTACGTCGTCACGGGGCTTCTGCTGATGGTCTTCGCCCTTCGATCCTTCCTGGACAAAAACAACGCCAAGAGGGTCGGCACGGCGGTCTTCTGGGCCCTTTACGGCGTCACCTTCCTATTCGGCAAAATCATACCGGACGGAATAATCGGGGGCATGGTGGTCCTGATGGCGGTGATAGCGAGCTGCAAGGGCCTGGGGTCCGGATTCTACGGCGAAGCGTCCAAAGAGGAGAAGACCAGGGAAGCTAAAAAGTTCGGCAACAGACTCTTCCTCCCCACCCTGATAATACCGGTCGTCACGTTTCTGGTGGCCAAGTTCACCTCGCTGGGAGCTCTGGTAGGCTTGGGATTGGGTTCCATCGCCGGGTTGATAGCCGTCGTACTCCTGACCGGCAACGGAATCGGCACGGCGGTAAACGAGGGACGCCGTCTCATCGACGCCATAGGATGGGCCGTCATACTGTCCCAGTTTCTGGCGGCGTTGGGCTTCCTTTTCGACAAGGCCGGCGTCGGAGGGGTCATAGCCCAGATGGTCTCGTCGGTGGTCCCGACCGGAAGCGCTCTGGCTACCGTGATCGCCTACTGCGTCGGAATGGCCCTTTTCACCATGATAATGGGCAACGCTTTCGCCGCCTTCGCCGTTATCACCACGGGAATAGGCATCCCCCTGGTGATAGTTATGCACGGAGCCAACCCCGCCATAGCCGGTGTTATAGGGATGCTCTCCGGCTACTGCGGCACCCTCATGACTCCCATGGCGGCCAATTTCAACGTGGTCCCGGCGGCTCTTCTCGAGATGGAAGATAAAAACGGCGTCATCAAAGCCCAGATAGCGACGGCCGTTCCGATGCTCTGCGTAAACATAGCCCTGATGTACTTTCTCGCTTTTTAG
- the pcp gene encoding pyroglutamyl-peptidase I: MKILLTGFEPFGGEPVNPALEAVKKLNGKTVAGASVSFCELPTVRWKSLEKLEKAIAEVDPDVVVSVGQAGGRTDVTPERIAINVDDYRIKDNDGNQPVDDLIAPEGPAAYRSTLPIKAMVSAMKEKGVPASVSNTAGTFVCNHVFYGLMHILAKEGNRRKGGFVHIPYLPEQAARLGGQPSMSLDCIVEGLEAALAAAVTVEDDHKKIGGAIC; the protein is encoded by the coding sequence ATGAAGATATTGCTCACAGGATTCGAACCCTTCGGAGGAGAGCCGGTCAACCCGGCCCTCGAGGCGGTCAAAAAGCTGAACGGAAAAACCGTGGCGGGAGCGTCCGTTTCTTTCTGCGAGCTTCCCACCGTTCGCTGGAAATCGCTGGAGAAACTGGAAAAGGCCATAGCCGAGGTGGATCCTGACGTGGTGGTCTCCGTAGGTCAGGCGGGAGGACGGACCGACGTCACTCCGGAGAGAATTGCCATAAACGTGGACGACTACAGGATAAAGGACAACGACGGCAACCAGCCGGTGGACGATTTAATCGCCCCCGAAGGTCCCGCCGCCTATCGTTCCACCCTTCCGATAAAGGCCATGGTCTCAGCCATGAAGGAAAAGGGCGTTCCCGCCTCGGTCTCCAACACCGCCGGAACCTTCGTCTGCAACCACGTTTTTTACGGCCTGATGCACATACTCGCCAAGGAGGGCAACCGCAGAAAAGGCGGCTTCGTCCACATACCCTACCTCCCGGAACAGGCCGCCAGGCTGGGAGGACAGCCGAGCATGTCCCTGGACTGCATAGTGGAGGGACTGGAGGCCGCCCTCGCCGCAGCGGTAACGGTGGAGGACGATCACAAGAAAATCGGCGGGGCGATCTGCTGA
- the panB gene encoding 3-methyl-2-oxobutanoate hydroxymethyltransferase has protein sequence MTKVTIQKLREMKQKGEKISMVTAYDYPQACFVEKAGIEIILVGDSLSMTILGNEGTVPLTTDEMIAHIKPVVKGAPTPMIVGDMVFGSYNESREQAIHNANRLMKEGGCDVIKLEGGRPDIVGAIVEAGIPVQGHIGLTPQTSSLLGGFKVQGKSLEAAQKIVDDAKALEAAGAFSIVVECVPEELGRAITKAVSIPTIGIGAGAHTDGQVLVYHDMLGMFDKFVPKFVKRYANIGDQIVEGLEKYRDEIKSGAFPAKEHAFGGITREDLDGLIL, from the coding sequence ATGACGAAGGTAACGATCCAGAAACTGCGGGAAATGAAGCAAAAGGGAGAGAAGATCTCCATGGTAACCGCCTACGACTATCCCCAGGCCTGCTTCGTCGAAAAGGCGGGCATAGAGATAATCCTGGTGGGAGACTCGCTGTCCATGACCATTTTGGGCAACGAGGGAACCGTTCCCCTGACCACCGACGAGATGATCGCCCACATAAAGCCGGTCGTCAAGGGAGCTCCCACCCCGATGATAGTGGGGGACATGGTCTTCGGATCCTACAACGAAAGCCGTGAGCAGGCCATACACAACGCCAACCGTCTCATGAAAGAGGGAGGTTGCGACGTAATAAAGCTGGAGGGTGGCCGTCCTGACATAGTCGGAGCCATAGTCGAGGCGGGAATCCCCGTTCAGGGCCATATAGGGCTCACCCCTCAGACCTCCTCTCTTCTCGGAGGCTTCAAGGTCCAGGGCAAAAGCCTCGAGGCCGCTCAAAAGATAGTGGACGACGCCAAGGCCCTGGAGGCGGCCGGAGCCTTCTCCATAGTCGTGGAGTGCGTTCCGGAAGAGCTGGGAAGGGCCATCACCAAGGCGGTCTCCATTCCGACCATAGGAATAGGGGCCGGAGCCCACACGGACGGGCAGGTCCTGGTATATCACGATATGCTGGGAATGTTCGACAAATTCGTCCCCAAATTCGTAAAAAGGTACGCCAACATCGGCGATCAGATAGTGGAGGGACTGGAGAAATACAGAGACGAGATAAAGTCCGGAGCCTTCCCAGCGAAGGAACACGCGTTCGGAGGCATAACCCGGGAAGACCTGGACGGTCTCATCCTCTGA
- a CDS encoding ketopantoate reductase family protein, whose amino-acid sequence MKIAILGSGAMGCLYGGRLAEAGFDVTLVDVWKEHVDGINSDGLRIEGIGGKRIVKGIKAVTDPNRAGQVDLLVVFVKATLTKTAMEGALGLVGDGTRVLTLQNGLGNVETLSDIVGPDRLIAGTTAHGSTLLGPGSIKHAGEGPTVIGNLSGKTDPFLEELAEILEKAGFSVQISENVMGLIWGKLIVNVGINALTAITGLRNGRLLDFPETKELMRMAVEEALEVARRKGIVLNDPDPARHVEEVCRSTAENRSSMLQDVMNRRRTEIDAINGAVVAEAEKLGLSAPVNLVLFNLVKTLQAM is encoded by the coding sequence ATGAAGATAGCCATACTCGGCTCGGGAGCCATGGGCTGCCTCTACGGCGGCAGACTCGCCGAGGCTGGATTCGACGTAACCCTCGTAGACGTCTGGAAAGAACACGTCGACGGCATAAACTCCGACGGACTCAGAATCGAAGGAATAGGAGGAAAGCGGATAGTAAAGGGCATAAAGGCCGTCACCGATCCGAACCGGGCGGGCCAGGTCGATCTGCTGGTGGTGTTCGTCAAGGCCACCCTCACCAAAACCGCCATGGAGGGAGCCCTCGGATTGGTAGGGGATGGTACCAGGGTCCTGACACTGCAAAACGGCCTGGGTAACGTGGAGACCCTGAGCGACATAGTAGGTCCAGACCGCCTTATCGCAGGCACCACCGCTCACGGATCCACCCTTCTCGGTCCGGGGTCGATAAAACACGCAGGAGAGGGCCCCACGGTGATCGGAAACCTCTCGGGGAAGACCGATCCCTTTTTGGAAGAACTGGCGGAAATCCTCGAAAAAGCGGGGTTCTCCGTTCAGATCTCCGAAAACGTCATGGGCCTCATCTGGGGAAAACTCATCGTGAACGTCGGCATAAACGCCCTCACGGCGATAACCGGCCTCAGAAACGGCCGCCTGCTCGACTTTCCCGAGACTAAGGAGCTCATGAGGATGGCGGTGGAAGAGGCCCTAGAGGTGGCCCGGCGAAAGGGCATCGTGCTGAACGATCCCGATCCGGCAAGACACGTCGAAGAGGTGTGCCGATCCACGGCGGAGAACCGTTCCTCCATGCTTCAGGACGTCATGAACCGACGGCGAACCGAGATAGACGCCATAAACGGGGCGGTGGTCGCCGAGGCGGAAAAACTGGGGCTGTCCGCCCCGGTCAACCTGGTGCTGTTCAATCTGGTTAAGACATTACAGGCGATGTAA
- a CDS encoding amidohydrolase, with product MKAITKVQAWTVTNGIVENATVVVDGGKIVSVQSGGAVPEGAEVIDGTGKILTPGFIDAHVHAGICEEAVPGAMNAVNEDTGAVTPSVRAVDGINPSDEAFRNALSAGITCMQILPGSANIIGGIGAILKPVGHIVDKMVVRAHSGMKAALGENPVNWQGGKGRFPSTRMGNAACMRKAIQDAFDYRDKKKRAEEKGEHFSIDQGMEHFLPVLDRTVPMRIHSHRADDICTAIRICDEFGLRYTIEHCTEGQFIADYLAEKEIRAAVGPTATSKTKEEVRNKGWETLLALKKAGVSFCLITDHPVIPIETLPVAAALAIRAGLDAETALEALTIAPARHLEVDDRMGSIEPGKDADLVLWGGDPFDVRNAPELVLVDGESAL from the coding sequence TTGAAAGCGATAACGAAGGTCCAGGCTTGGACGGTTACGAATGGAATCGTGGAAAACGCCACGGTAGTCGTCGACGGCGGCAAAATCGTCTCCGTCCAGTCCGGGGGAGCGGTGCCGGAGGGGGCCGAGGTCATCGACGGAACCGGCAAGATACTCACCCCGGGCTTCATCGACGCCCACGTCCATGCGGGAATATGCGAGGAGGCCGTTCCCGGGGCGATGAACGCCGTCAATGAGGACACCGGGGCGGTCACGCCGTCGGTGCGGGCCGTCGACGGAATCAACCCGTCCGACGAAGCCTTCCGCAACGCCCTGTCCGCCGGGATCACCTGCATGCAGATACTCCCGGGCAGCGCCAACATAATCGGGGGAATAGGGGCTATCCTGAAACCGGTGGGGCACATAGTGGACAAAATGGTCGTTCGGGCCCACTCGGGAATGAAGGCCGCTCTGGGCGAAAACCCGGTCAACTGGCAGGGAGGCAAGGGACGTTTCCCCTCCACCAGAATGGGCAACGCCGCCTGCATGAGAAAAGCCATACAGGACGCCTTCGACTACAGGGACAAAAAGAAACGGGCGGAGGAAAAAGGGGAGCATTTCTCCATAGATCAGGGAATGGAGCACTTCCTTCCCGTATTGGACCGCACCGTGCCCATGAGGATCCACAGCCACAGGGCCGACGACATCTGCACCGCCATAAGAATCTGCGACGAATTCGGCCTTCGCTACACCATAGAGCACTGCACCGAGGGACAGTTCATAGCGGACTACCTGGCGGAGAAAGAGATTCGGGCAGCGGTCGGTCCCACAGCCACCAGCAAGACCAAGGAAGAGGTCAGAAACAAGGGTTGGGAGACCCTTCTGGCCCTCAAAAAGGCGGGCGTATCCTTCTGCCTCATCACGGACCATCCGGTCATCCCCATAGAGACCCTCCCCGTCGCAGCGGCACTTGCCATAAGGGCCGGACTGGACGCCGAGACGGCACTGGAGGCCCTCACCATAGCTCCGGCCAGACATCTGGAGGTGGACGACAGAATGGGTTCCATCGAGCCGGGCAAGGACGCCGACCTGGTCCTCTGGGGCGGCGACCCCTTCGACGTAAGGAACGCCCCCGAGCTGGTCCTGGTGGACGGAGAGTCGGCACTGTAA
- a CDS encoding ABC transporter substrate-binding protein — protein sequence MKAKGIKLCAAFCAAALSAGLLAGNPAIAREKKDPDTLTVANVYDAKTLDPFGTNDVASSGAMLHIYNRLVKLNDKDEVVGDLAEKIEQVDDLTYRFYLRKGVKFHNGEELKASDVVFSLKRSLAPSSGAVKHIVGAIDPDSIVALDDYTVEVKTLFPFAAFLPSMTHMGGGAILNEKAVTEAGDNYGMNPVGTGPFKLVEWNRGDKMVMERFEDYFGEKPAYKTLIIRAIPEGTNRTIELESGNVDIAYQITTNDVSRVEANKELKLLRLIDNSTTYLGFNCEKAPFDDVRVRQAITMALPTPQIIKAVLRGVGAPAVGPIAPNVKYANPDLKPMAYDVDKAKALLAEAGYPDGFKASIWTNDKKARIDIATIAQNQLKKIGVEVDIQVLEWGAYLEGLTQKKHDMFIVGWTCQTPDPDMAVFAPFHSSMKGNNNFTFYGDDEVDALLEKGRVTPDGPERQQVYYDIQDALRERGPWVFLYNDEQIIGTQDYVKGFTVSPFGFHDLSKVTFDGK from the coding sequence ATGAAAGCAAAAGGCATCAAACTCTGCGCGGCATTCTGCGCCGCCGCTCTTTCCGCCGGACTCCTGGCGGGAAATCCCGCCATCGCCAGGGAGAAGAAGGACCCCGACACCTTGACCGTGGCCAACGTCTACGACGCCAAGACCCTGGATCCGTTCGGGACCAACGACGTGGCCTCCTCCGGAGCCATGCTCCACATCTACAATCGCCTGGTCAAACTCAACGACAAGGACGAGGTAGTAGGAGATCTGGCCGAGAAGATCGAGCAGGTGGACGACCTTACCTACAGGTTCTATCTGCGCAAGGGCGTCAAGTTCCACAACGGCGAGGAGCTCAAGGCCTCCGACGTGGTCTTCAGCCTCAAGAGATCCCTGGCTCCCTCCAGCGGTGCCGTCAAGCACATCGTCGGAGCTATCGACCCGGACAGCATAGTGGCCCTGGACGACTACACCGTCGAGGTCAAGACCCTGTTCCCCTTCGCCGCCTTCCTGCCCTCCATGACCCACATGGGCGGAGGAGCCATCCTCAACGAGAAAGCCGTCACCGAGGCGGGAGACAACTACGGCATGAACCCGGTGGGCACCGGCCCCTTCAAGCTGGTCGAGTGGAACCGCGGCGACAAGATGGTCATGGAGCGTTTCGAGGACTACTTCGGCGAGAAACCGGCCTATAAGACCCTCATCATCAGGGCCATCCCGGAGGGAACCAACCGCACCATCGAGCTCGAGAGCGGCAACGTCGACATCGCCTACCAGATAACCACCAACGACGTCAGCAGGGTGGAGGCCAACAAGGAGCTTAAGCTTCTCAGGCTTATCGACAACTCCACCACCTACCTCGGCTTCAACTGCGAGAAGGCCCCCTTCGACGACGTCAGGGTTCGTCAGGCCATCACCATGGCTCTGCCCACCCCTCAGATCATCAAGGCGGTCCTTAGAGGAGTGGGAGCCCCCGCGGTCGGCCCCATCGCTCCCAACGTAAAATACGCCAACCCGGACCTCAAGCCCATGGCCTACGACGTGGATAAGGCCAAGGCCCTCCTCGCCGAGGCGGGATATCCCGACGGCTTCAAGGCCTCCATCTGGACCAACGACAAGAAGGCCAGAATCGACATAGCCACCATTGCCCAGAACCAGCTCAAGAAGATCGGCGTCGAGGTGGACATCCAGGTCCTCGAGTGGGGCGCCTATCTTGAGGGACTTACCCAGAAGAAGCACGACATGTTCATCGTCGGCTGGACCTGCCAGACCCCCGATCCGGACATGGCGGTCTTCGCTCCCTTCCACTCGTCCATGAAGGGCAACAACAACTTCACCTTCTACGGCGACGACGAGGTCGACGCCCTTCTCGAAAAGGGAAGAGTCACCCCCGACGGACCGGAGCGTCAGCAGGTCTACTACGATATTCAGGACGCCCTCAGAGAGAGGGGACCCTGGGTGTTCCTGTACAACGACGAGCAGATCATCGGAACCCAGGACTATGTCAAGGGATTCACCGTAAGCCCCTTCGGCTTCCACGATCTCAGCAAGGTGACCTTCGACGGCAAATAG
- the nikB gene encoding nickel ABC transporter permease codes for MFKYIFKRVLMLVPVLIGVTFIVFSMLYITPGDPARMVLGEQAPQESVDELRQEMGLNDPFFVQFGRYVYKAVVHGDIGRSYITKRPVVQEIWAAFPVTLKLSAMAMIIAMIVGIPCGIVSAIKQYSLFDNVVTVFAMIGISMPVFWLGILLILLFSVRLGWVPPSGFDSVSTMILPALTLGAQSVAIITRMTRSSMLEVIRQDYIRTVRAKGQRERVVIWKHALGNALIPVITISGIQFGILLGGAVLTELIFSIPGVGRLMVESIKMRDFPVVQGGVLFIAVAFCVVNLLVDLVYAWLDPRIKAQYVS; via the coding sequence ATGTTCAAATATATCTTCAAGCGGGTACTCATGCTCGTTCCGGTGCTCATAGGGGTGACCTTCATAGTCTTCTCCATGCTCTACATAACCCCGGGAGATCCGGCCAGGATGGTCCTGGGAGAGCAGGCCCCGCAGGAATCGGTGGACGAGCTGAGACAGGAGATGGGGCTGAACGACCCCTTCTTCGTACAGTTCGGACGCTACGTCTATAAAGCGGTCGTCCACGGAGACATAGGCCGGTCCTACATCACCAAGAGGCCGGTGGTCCAGGAAATCTGGGCCGCCTTCCCGGTGACCTTGAAACTCTCCGCCATGGCCATGATCATAGCCATGATAGTGGGAATACCCTGCGGCATAGTGTCCGCCATAAAACAGTACTCCCTGTTCGACAACGTGGTCACCGTCTTCGCCATGATCGGCATATCCATGCCGGTCTTCTGGCTGGGAATACTGCTCATACTGCTCTTCTCCGTGAGGCTCGGATGGGTTCCCCCGTCGGGCTTCGACAGCGTCTCCACAATGATCCTGCCGGCCTTGACCCTGGGAGCCCAGTCCGTGGCCATCATCACCAGGATGACCCGATCCAGCATGCTCGAGGTCATAAGGCAGGACTACATCCGCACCGTCAGGGCCAAGGGACAGAGGGAAAGGGTGGTCATCTGGAAACACGCCCTGGGCAACGCCCTCATACCTGTCATAACCATAAGCGGAATACAGTTCGGCATCCTCCTGGGAGGGGCGGTTCTTACCGAGCTTATCTTCTCCATCCCGGGAGTAGGAAGGCTTATGGTCGAATCCATCAAGATGAGGGACTTCCCTGTGGTACAGGGCGGAGTCCTCTTCATCGCCGTGGCCTTCTGTGTGGTCAACCTCCTGGTGGACCTCGTCTACGCCTGGCTGGACCCGAGAATCAAGGCCCAGTACGTCTCCTAG